Proteins encoded in a region of the Paucibacter sediminis genome:
- a CDS encoding M20 family peptidase, whose translation MLIVKRILLALLAALLVLVAAVAINTWRKGSRQIEVAPLPVLAVDEAGAAQRLAAAIRLRTVSSHDQPELNRDQFLALHEQLQRDYPKAHALLQRELVGGHSLLYRWQGSDAQAAPMLMLAHQDVVPIAPGTEGRWSEQPFAGTLKDGFVWGRGAWDNKSNLIAQMEAVEMLAASGFKPRRTIYLAFGADEEVGGLHGAAEIAKLLQQRGVKLDFVIDEGLLITEGILKGLDKPAALIGIAEKGYMSVVLKVPATPGHSSMPPPKGTSAIAMMSAALKRLDDDQLPGGVRGIAREMFDVIAPEMQGFSRVALSNLWLFGPIVARQLEHAGSTNALMRTTTALTIVNAGNKDNVLPGEAQATVNFRLLPGDSQAQLLEHVKASLPPQGADKFELYTLPGSSEPSPVSPTDSAAYRRVATTLREVFPGTLVAPGLMTGATDSRHFAAISEHIFRFSPVRAKPEDLSRFHGTNERIATANVAEMIRFYHRLVSEAAK comes from the coding sequence ATGCTCATCGTCAAGCGAATCCTGCTGGCGCTGCTCGCGGCATTGCTGGTGCTGGTGGCCGCCGTGGCCATCAACACCTGGCGCAAGGGCTCGCGCCAGATCGAGGTGGCGCCGCTGCCGGTGCTGGCGGTGGACGAGGCCGGCGCGGCCCAGCGCCTGGCCGCGGCGATACGGCTGCGCACCGTCTCCTCGCACGATCAGCCCGAGCTCAACCGCGATCAGTTCCTGGCCCTGCATGAGCAGCTGCAGCGCGACTATCCCAAGGCCCATGCGCTGCTGCAGCGCGAGCTGGTGGGCGGCCACAGCCTGCTCTACCGCTGGCAGGGCAGCGACGCCCAGGCCGCGCCGATGCTGATGCTGGCGCACCAGGACGTGGTGCCGATCGCCCCCGGCACCGAAGGCCGCTGGAGCGAGCAGCCCTTTGCCGGCACGCTGAAGGATGGCTTTGTCTGGGGCCGCGGCGCCTGGGACAACAAGAGCAATCTGATCGCGCAGATGGAGGCCGTGGAGATGCTGGCCGCCAGCGGCTTCAAGCCGCGCCGCACCATCTACCTGGCTTTTGGTGCCGACGAGGAAGTGGGCGGCCTGCATGGCGCGGCCGAGATCGCCAAGCTGTTGCAGCAGCGTGGCGTGAAGCTGGACTTCGTCATCGACGAGGGCCTGCTCATCACCGAGGGCATCCTGAAGGGCCTGGACAAGCCGGCGGCGCTGATCGGCATTGCCGAGAAGGGCTATATGTCGGTGGTGCTGAAGGTGCCGGCCACGCCGGGCCATTCCAGCATGCCGCCGCCCAAGGGCACCAGTGCGATCGCAATGATGAGCGCCGCGCTCAAGCGCCTGGACGACGACCAGCTGCCCGGCGGCGTGCGCGGCATCGCACGCGAGATGTTCGACGTGATCGCGCCGGAGATGCAGGGCTTCAGCCGCGTCGCCCTGTCCAATCTCTGGCTGTTCGGGCCCATCGTCGCGCGGCAGCTGGAGCATGCAGGCTCGACCAATGCCTTGATGCGCACCACCACCGCGCTGACCATCGTCAATGCCGGCAACAAGGACAACGTGCTGCCCGGCGAGGCCCAGGCGACGGTGAACTTCCGCCTGCTGCCGGGCGACAGCCAGGCCCAGCTGTTGGAGCACGTGAAGGCCAGCCTGCCGCCGCAGGGCGCCGACAAGTTCGAGCTCTACACCCTGCCGGGCTCGTCCGAGCCTTCGCCCGTCTCGCCCACCGACAGCGCGGCCTACCGGCGCGTGGCCACCACGCTGCGCGAGGTCTTCCCGGGCACCCTGGTGGCACCGGGGCTGATGACCGGCGCCACCGATTCGCGCCACTTCGCCGCCATCTCCGAGCACATCTTCAGGTTCTCGCCGGTGCGCGCCAAGCCCGAGGACCTGAGCCGTTTCCACGGCACCAACGAACGCATCGCCACCGCCAACGTGGCGGAAATGATCCGCTTCTATCACCGCCTGGTGAGCGAAGCCGCCAAGTAA
- a CDS encoding 3-hydroxyacyl-CoA dehydrogenase NAD-binding domain-containing protein, with the protein MTATYEVRGSVAVITLDNPPVNGLGHATRKAAAEGVERAENDAAVKAIVITGAGKAFSGGADIKEFGSPKALAEPSLHSLIAVVENCSKPVVAAIHTVCMGGGLELALGCHYRVVSPGAKIALPEVKLGLLPGAGGTQRLPRALGVEPALNMIVSGEPVNSELLAQIPGQKLFDRVVEGDLMAGALALAAEVADKRPLPKVRDLKARHPENQAFFQFARNTVGAMSKNFPAPLRCLEAVAAAVNMKFEDGMKAEREGFLALMMTPESKALRHAFFAERAASKIGDVPEGTPTRSIAKVAVIGAGTMGGGISMNFLNAGIPVTMLETKQEALDRGVATIRKNYEAQVKKGKLKEDKYAARMALLTTTLNYADIGDADLVIEAVFEELGVKEAVFKQLDAVMKPGAILASNTSTLDVNKIANFTQRPQDVVGMHFFSPANVMRLLEVVRGAATAKDVLATVMQLAKKIKKTAVVSGVCDGFIGNRMIEQYSRQAGFLLDEGCTPAQVDKAAEKFGFAMGPFRMGDLAGNDIGWAIRKRRYQEKPNLRYSASADRLCELGRYGQKTGAGWYDYVPGKRDAIPSPVVVEMLEKHRAALGITPRQISDEEIVQRLVFALVNEAAHLLEEGIAQRASDVDMVYLTGYGFPLWRGGPMCYADTVGLFNVVQAMKRFAKNPLDDGKFWQPAPLLARLVEQGKGFNE; encoded by the coding sequence ATGACTGCCACTTACGAAGTCCGCGGCTCGGTCGCCGTGATCACCCTGGACAACCCGCCCGTCAACGGCCTGGGTCATGCCACCCGCAAGGCCGCCGCAGAAGGCGTCGAGCGGGCCGAGAACGATGCGGCCGTCAAGGCCATCGTCATCACCGGCGCCGGCAAGGCCTTCTCGGGCGGCGCCGACATCAAGGAATTCGGCAGCCCCAAGGCGCTCGCCGAGCCCAGCCTGCACAGCCTGATTGCGGTGGTGGAGAACTGCAGCAAGCCGGTGGTGGCCGCCATCCACACGGTGTGCATGGGCGGTGGCCTGGAACTGGCCCTGGGTTGCCATTACCGCGTGGTGTCGCCGGGCGCCAAGATTGCGCTGCCCGAGGTCAAGCTGGGCCTCTTGCCCGGCGCCGGCGGTACGCAACGCCTGCCGCGCGCCCTGGGCGTGGAGCCGGCGCTGAACATGATCGTCAGCGGCGAGCCGGTCAACAGCGAGTTGCTGGCGCAGATCCCGGGCCAGAAGCTGTTCGACCGCGTCGTCGAGGGCGATTTGATGGCGGGTGCGCTGGCCCTGGCGGCCGAGGTGGCCGACAAACGCCCGCTGCCCAAGGTGCGCGATCTGAAGGCGCGCCATCCCGAAAACCAGGCCTTCTTCCAGTTCGCCCGCAACACCGTGGGCGCGATGAGCAAGAACTTCCCGGCGCCGCTGCGCTGCCTGGAGGCGGTGGCCGCGGCCGTGAACATGAAGTTCGAGGACGGCATGAAGGCCGAGCGCGAGGGCTTTCTGGCGCTGATGATGACGCCCGAGTCCAAGGCCCTGCGCCACGCCTTCTTTGCCGAGCGCGCCGCCAGCAAGATCGGCGACGTGCCCGAGGGCACGCCCACGCGCAGCATCGCCAAGGTGGCGGTGATCGGCGCCGGCACCATGGGCGGCGGCATCAGCATGAACTTCCTGAACGCCGGCATCCCGGTGACCATGCTGGAGACCAAGCAGGAGGCGCTGGACCGCGGCGTCGCCACCATCCGCAAGAACTACGAGGCCCAGGTCAAGAAGGGCAAGCTCAAGGAAGACAAGTACGCGGCCCGCATGGCGCTGCTGACGACAACGCTCAACTACGCCGACATCGGCGATGCCGATCTGGTGATCGAGGCGGTGTTCGAGGAGCTGGGCGTGAAGGAGGCGGTCTTCAAGCAGCTCGACGCGGTGATGAAGCCCGGCGCCATCCTGGCCTCCAACACCTCGACGCTGGACGTCAACAAGATCGCCAATTTCACGCAACGCCCGCAGGACGTGGTGGGCATGCACTTCTTCAGCCCGGCCAATGTGATGCGCCTGCTGGAAGTGGTGCGCGGTGCGGCCACCGCCAAGGACGTGCTGGCCACGGTGATGCAGCTGGCCAAGAAGATCAAGAAGACCGCGGTGGTCTCGGGCGTGTGCGATGGCTTCATCGGCAACCGCATGATCGAGCAGTACAGCCGCCAGGCCGGCTTCCTGCTGGACGAGGGCTGCACGCCGGCCCAGGTGGACAAGGCGGCCGAGAAGTTCGGTTTCGCGATGGGCCCCTTCCGCATGGGCGACCTGGCCGGCAACGATATCGGCTGGGCGATCCGCAAGCGCCGCTACCAGGAGAAGCCGAACCTGCGCTACTCGGCCAGCGCCGACCGCCTTTGCGAGCTGGGCCGCTATGGCCAGAAGACTGGCGCCGGCTGGTACGACTATGTGCCGGGCAAGCGCGACGCCATCCCCTCGCCGGTGGTGGTGGAGATGCTGGAGAAGCACCGTGCCGCCCTGGGCATCACGCCGCGCCAGATCAGCGACGAGGAGATCGTGCAGCGCCTGGTGTTCGCCCTCGTCAACGAGGCCGCGCACCTGCTGGAAGAAGGCATTGCGCAGCGCGCCTCGGACGTGGACATGGTCTACCTCACCGGCTATGGCTTCCCGCTGTGGCGCGGCGGCCCGATGTGCTATGCCGACACGGTGGGCCTCTTCAACGTCGTGCAGGCGATGAAGCGCTTTGCCAAGAACCCGCTGGACGATGGCAAGTTCTGGCAGCCGGCGCCGCTGCTGGCGCGCCTGGTGGAGCAGGGCAAGGGCTTTAACGAGTGA
- a CDS encoding GGDEF domain-containing protein, translated as MRTLTYTSLALLALLMLGAKQPDAAPPSQRLQALAEHCWADAVAQPEAALRALDPAIAESALLGLARTHAELRLCRGYAQEQLQRPVPALQDYEFGVAEGQRLNAATLLADALSLRGEARYLQGLYSQALTDLKRAYEINVTLKRAAQQNYALNAIANLYADANVGDYDRAIDYYRQLLKRHEADGAQQEIATAHYNLGSTLERKQDYAAALEEFRQAEALERRRQQPLEAAYVQRSIGTVLGKLGRTAEALPILEQALKVFEAAGHADRAAQTRLSHAVVLRQLGRLREALAELEQVREYFERERSDRFLEKIHDERALTLSGLGEWPRALRAREQQLALVRRLAEQAKSQQTSRLRVEFDSARKEQENRELNAENLLRSQALASAQAIQHLQLTALALGTVALLALVALGLRQRSHAQRMRTLAMTDELTRLPNRRHLQMLAEAQLAAAQDGGTPLAVLALDIDHFKRINDQHGHDAGDQVLRRVAAAAQAVLRRNDVLGRTGGEEFVALLPGASAEVAMEVAERMRAAVAALQMDEIAPGLRASISLGVSPCQAGERALHPVLKRADAALYRAKAAGRNMVVLA; from the coding sequence ATGCGCACCCTGACGTACACCAGCCTGGCCTTGCTGGCCCTGCTGATGCTGGGTGCCAAGCAGCCCGATGCCGCACCGCCGAGCCAGCGCCTGCAGGCCCTAGCCGAGCATTGCTGGGCCGATGCCGTGGCCCAGCCCGAGGCCGCGCTGCGGGCGCTGGACCCCGCCATCGCCGAGAGCGCCCTGCTGGGCCTGGCGCGCACCCATGCCGAGCTGCGCCTGTGCCGTGGCTATGCGCAGGAGCAGCTGCAGCGGCCCGTGCCGGCGCTGCAGGACTATGAGTTCGGCGTCGCCGAGGGCCAGCGCCTGAACGCCGCCACCCTGCTGGCCGACGCGCTCTCGCTGCGCGGCGAGGCGCGCTATCTGCAGGGCCTCTACAGCCAGGCCCTCACCGACCTGAAGCGCGCCTACGAGATCAACGTGACGCTCAAGCGTGCTGCGCAGCAGAACTACGCGCTCAACGCGATCGCCAATCTCTACGCCGATGCCAATGTGGGCGATTACGACCGCGCCATCGACTATTACCGCCAGCTGCTCAAGCGCCATGAGGCCGACGGCGCGCAGCAGGAGATCGCCACCGCCCACTACAACCTGGGCAGCACGTTGGAGCGCAAGCAGGACTATGCGGCGGCGCTGGAGGAGTTCCGCCAGGCCGAGGCGCTGGAGCGCCGCCGCCAGCAGCCGCTGGAGGCCGCCTATGTGCAGCGCTCCATCGGCACCGTGCTGGGCAAGCTGGGCCGGACCGCCGAGGCCCTGCCCATCCTCGAGCAGGCGCTCAAGGTCTTCGAGGCCGCCGGCCATGCCGACCGCGCCGCCCAGACCCGGCTCTCGCATGCGGTGGTGCTGCGCCAGCTGGGCCGGCTGCGCGAGGCGCTGGCCGAGCTGGAACAGGTGCGCGAGTACTTCGAACGCGAGCGCAGCGATCGCTTCCTCGAGAAGATCCACGACGAGCGCGCGCTCACGCTCAGCGGCCTGGGTGAATGGCCGCGCGCGCTGCGGGCGCGCGAGCAGCAGCTGGCCCTGGTGCGCCGCCTGGCCGAGCAGGCCAAGAGCCAGCAGACCTCGCGCCTGCGCGTCGAGTTCGACAGCGCCCGCAAGGAGCAGGAGAACCGCGAGCTCAACGCCGAGAACCTGCTGCGCAGCCAGGCCCTGGCGAGCGCGCAGGCGATCCAGCATCTGCAGCTGACGGCGCTGGCGCTGGGCACCGTGGCCCTGCTGGCCCTGGTGGCGCTGGGGCTGCGCCAACGCAGCCATGCCCAGCGCATGCGCACCCTGGCCATGACCGACGAGCTGACGCGGCTGCCGAATCGCCGCCATCTGCAGATGCTGGCCGAGGCGCAGCTGGCCGCGGCCCAGGACGGCGGCACGCCGCTGGCCGTGCTGGCGCTAGACATCGACCACTTCAAGCGCATCAACGACCAGCATGGCCACGACGCCGGCGACCAGGTGCTGCGCCGTGTCGCCGCGGCCGCCCAGGCGGTGCTGCGCCGCAACGATGTGCTGGGGCGCACCGGCGGCGAGGAATTCGTAGCCCTGCTGCCCGGCGCGAGCGCCGAGGTGGCCATGGAGGTGGCCGAGCGCATGCGCGCCGCCGTCGCGGCCCTGCAGATGGACGAGATTGCACCCGGCCTGCGCGCCAGCATCAGCCTGGGGGTGAGCCCCTGCCAGGCGGGCGAGCGCGCCCTGCACCCGGTGCTCAAGCGCGCCGATGCCGCGCTCTACCGCGCCAAGGCGGCGGGGCGCAATATGGTGGTGCTGGCGTGA